The Synechocystis sp. PCC 7509 genome includes a window with the following:
- the ileS gene encoding isoleucine--tRNA ligase — protein sequence MRANATKREPEIQKFWADNQIYDRLSQNNPGEIFVLHDGPPYANGALHIGHALNKILKDIISRYQLLKGRKARYVPGWDCHGLPIELKVLQNMKQSERLNLTPLELRHKARDFALKAVGEQSQGFQRFGVWGDWEHPYLTMTPDYEAAQIGVFGQMVLKGYIYRGFKPVHWSPSSKTALAEAELEYPEGHTSSSIYAAFAMTSLSESAKSALEPYLPQLSVAIWTTTPWTIPANLAVSVNPRLDYVVVEIGSSSKYLIVAADLVGTLSAKLETQLTVKATVKGKDLEHSTYRHPLFDRESPILIGGEYVTTESGTGLVHTAPGHGQEDYIVGQRYGLPILAPVDENGNFTEEAGKFVGLNVLGEGNTAVIEALTEAGSLLKMEAYAHKYPYDWRTKKPTIFRATEQWFASVAGFREEALKVLASVQWIPPQGENRITPMVSDRADWCISRQRSWGVPIPVFYDEETNEPLMNEETIAYVQKIFAEKGSDAWWEMPLDELLPEKYRDNGKTYRKGTDTMDVWFDSGSSWAAVAKQRPELKYPADIYLEGSDQHRGWFQSSLLTSVANNGIAPFKTVLTHGFTLDEKGSKMSKSLGNVIDPNVVISGGKNQKEEPPYGADVLRLWVSSVDYSTDVSISKNILKQMGDVRSKIRNTARFLLGNLHDFDPSKDVVPYEQLPELDRYMLHRITEVFTDVTQAFDRFQFFRFFQAVQNFCTIDLSNFYLDIGKDRLYISAENTLRRRSCQTVLHVALENLTRAIAPVLCHTAEDIWQFLPYSTPYKSVFEAGWVQLDEKWQKPELLAFWQQLRTIRTEVNKVLEQARVQKAIGSALEAKVLLYIADPQLRQQLQALDSTSLTNRVDELRYMFIVSGVELLKTPEALEQAKYSYKSDSLGIGVAAADGHKCDRCWNYSTYVGMSAEHPLLCDRCVAALVGEF from the coding sequence ATGCGGGCGAACGCTACCAAGCGCGAACCGGAGATTCAAAAGTTTTGGGCAGACAATCAAATTTACGATCGCCTGTCGCAAAACAATCCTGGCGAAATATTTGTGCTTCACGATGGCCCACCCTACGCCAATGGGGCGCTGCATATCGGTCACGCCTTAAATAAAATCCTCAAAGATATCATCAGTCGCTACCAGTTACTTAAGGGGCGCAAAGCTCGTTATGTACCGGGTTGGGATTGTCACGGGTTGCCGATTGAACTTAAAGTTTTGCAAAATATGAAGCAAAGCGAAAGGTTAAACCTAACTCCCCTAGAACTGCGTCACAAAGCTAGAGATTTTGCTTTAAAAGCTGTCGGCGAACAAAGCCAAGGTTTCCAACGTTTCGGCGTTTGGGGCGATTGGGAGCATCCTTATTTAACCATGACTCCTGACTACGAAGCGGCGCAGATTGGGGTTTTTGGACAGATGGTACTAAAAGGTTATATTTATCGCGGTTTTAAACCTGTCCATTGGAGTCCTAGCTCTAAAACTGCCTTAGCGGAAGCTGAACTAGAATATCCTGAAGGTCATACTTCTTCAAGTATCTATGCAGCTTTTGCGATGACTAGCTTATCAGAGTCGGCGAAGTCTGCGTTAGAACCTTATTTACCTCAGCTATCTGTTGCTATTTGGACAACTACCCCTTGGACTATCCCGGCGAATTTGGCAGTTAGCGTCAATCCTAGGCTTGATTATGTAGTAGTTGAAATTGGTTCGTCATCCAAATATCTAATTGTCGCTGCTGATCTGGTTGGTACTTTGTCCGCCAAGTTAGAAACGCAGCTAACAGTAAAAGCAACGGTTAAAGGTAAGGATTTAGAACATTCTACTTATCGACATCCTTTATTTGACCGCGAAAGCCCGATTTTAATTGGTGGCGAATACGTGACTACAGAATCGGGTACAGGATTAGTGCATACTGCACCAGGTCACGGACAAGAAGATTATATCGTTGGTCAGCGTTACGGGTTGCCTATCCTTGCGCCAGTAGATGAAAACGGCAACTTTACAGAAGAAGCGGGAAAATTTGTTGGGTTGAATGTATTGGGTGAAGGAAATACCGCCGTTATTGAAGCTTTAACGGAAGCGGGATCTTTGTTGAAGATGGAAGCTTACGCCCACAAATATCCTTATGATTGGCGGACTAAAAAGCCGACGATTTTTAGAGCAACCGAACAGTGGTTTGCATCGGTAGCAGGGTTTAGAGAAGAAGCTTTAAAAGTACTCGCATCGGTGCAATGGATTCCACCCCAAGGAGAAAATCGCATTACGCCAATGGTAAGCGATCGCGCAGATTGGTGTATTTCTCGTCAACGTAGCTGGGGCGTACCTATCCCGGTATTTTACGATGAGGAAACAAACGAGCCATTGATGAACGAAGAAACGATCGCCTACGTGCAGAAAATATTTGCAGAAAAAGGTTCTGATGCTTGGTGGGAAATGCCGTTAGATGAATTATTGCCCGAAAAATACCGCGATAATGGCAAAACTTACCGCAAAGGTACAGATACGATGGATGTTTGGTTTGATTCTGGATCATCTTGGGCGGCGGTAGCTAAACAAAGACCCGAACTAAAATATCCCGCAGATATCTATTTGGAAGGATCGGATCAACATCGTGGTTGGTTTCAGTCTAGTTTATTAACTAGCGTCGCTAATAACGGCATTGCACCTTTTAAAACCGTGTTAACTCACGGCTTTACCTTGGATGAAAAAGGCAGCAAGATGAGCAAATCTTTGGGTAATGTGATCGATCCCAATGTTGTGATTTCCGGCGGCAAAAATCAAAAAGAAGAGCCACCTTACGGAGCGGATGTACTGCGTTTGTGGGTGTCGTCGGTAGATTATTCAACGGATGTATCTATTAGTAAAAACATCCTTAAACAAATGGGCGATGTCAGGAGTAAAATTCGCAATACGGCGCGGTTTTTACTTGGCAATTTGCATGATTTTGACCCTAGCAAAGACGTTGTCCCTTACGAGCAATTGCCGGAACTCGATCGCTATATGCTGCACCGGATTACGGAAGTATTTACCGATGTAACTCAAGCTTTCGATCGCTTTCAATTTTTCCGCTTTTTCCAAGCTGTACAAAATTTCTGCACAATTGATTTATCTAACTTCTATTTAGATATTGGTAAAGATCGGTTGTATATAAGTGCTGAAAATACTTTGCGTCGTCGCAGTTGTCAAACGGTGCTGCACGTAGCTTTAGAAAATTTGACCCGCGCGATCGCACCTGTACTATGTCACACCGCCGAAGATATCTGGCAATTTCTCCCCTACTCTACGCCCTATAAATCAGTGTTTGAAGCGGGTTGGGTGCAATTAGACGAAAAATGGCAAAAGCCAGAATTACTAGCGTTTTGGCAGCAATTAAGAACAATTCGCACCGAAGTTAACAAGGTTTTGGAGCAGGCAAGGGTACAAAAAGCGATCGGTTCGGCTTTGGAAGCTAAGGTATTGCTTTATATTGCCGATCCCCAGTTGCGACAACAGTTGCAAGCGCTTGATTCTACTTCCCTCACAAATAGAGTTGATGAACTGCGTTATATGTTTATCGTTTCTGGAGTGGAACTGTTAAAAACTCCTGAAGCTTTAGAGCAAGCTAAGTACAGCTACAAGTCTGATAGTTTGGGTATTGGCGTAGCGGCGGCTGATGGGCATAAATGCGATCGCTGTTGGAATTATTCAACCTATGTCGGTATGTCTGCGGAACATCCTTTGCTTTGCGATCGCTGTGTTGCTGCTTTAGTGGGAGAGTTTTAA
- a CDS encoding FMN-dependent NADH-azoreductase, whose product MAHILHIDSSPRGERSHSRSLTHRFVTDWKNAHPQDTVTYRDLGHHPAPHVDEPWIAAAYSEPKTHSPELQKAISTSDTLVDELLAADRYVFGVPMYNFNVPSTFKAYIDQIVRVNRTFAVNEQGYQGLVHGKKLLVITSSGGSYKSGTPTAGYDFQVPFLKAIFGLIGITDITFIHADNMDRGDEGRKESLTDASNAISQAVANW is encoded by the coding sequence ATGGCTCATATCTTGCATATAGACTCTAGCCCACGCGGTGAAAGGTCGCATTCTCGCAGTTTGACTCACCGATTTGTCACCGACTGGAAAAATGCCCATCCTCAAGATACCGTCACCTATAGAGATTTGGGACATCACCCTGCACCCCATGTAGATGAGCCTTGGATAGCCGCCGCTTACTCCGAACCCAAAACCCATTCTCCCGAATTACAGAAGGCTATTAGCACCTCTGATACTTTGGTAGACGAGTTATTAGCCGCCGATCGCTATGTCTTTGGCGTACCAATGTACAATTTTAATGTACCGTCTACTTTCAAAGCTTACATTGACCAAATTGTCCGCGTAAACCGCACCTTTGCAGTCAACGAGCAAGGTTATCAAGGTTTAGTACATGGTAAAAAACTGCTAGTTATTACTTCTAGTGGCGGTAGTTATAAATCTGGTACTCCTACGGCGGGTTATGATTTTCAAGTGCCTTTTTTAAAAGCAATATTTGGTTTAATCGGCATTACAGATATTACCTTCATTCACGCCGATAATATGGATAGAGGAGATGAAGGGCGCAAAGAGTCTTTGACGGACGCTAGTAATGCTATTAGTCAAGCGGTAGCTAACTGGTAG
- a CDS encoding ParA family protein — MGYVIATANMKGGVGKTTLSVNLATALVKEHGKRVLVVDLDTQISATLSLMPPSEFAKFRKRKQTLRYLVEQIISPVDNPKFSSHDVVQHDVCNLPGLDLLPGDIDLYDEFLVSQMLHQEALDLGKCEFEFVWNRFERFLIKKILQPLVGEYDFIILDCAPGYTLLTRSALVASDFYILPAKPEPLSVIGIQLLERRIASLKESHQKDQILKVSMLGIVFTMSGNLLTGRYYRQVIARVNQDFGASKLFSTNIPIDVNVAKAVDSFMPVVLTNPSTAGAKAFTQLTQEFLEKVKVVAQVQS, encoded by the coding sequence ATGGGGTATGTTATTGCAACGGCAAATATGAAGGGAGGAGTTGGTAAAACAACGTTATCGGTTAATTTGGCGACAGCTTTAGTTAAAGAGCATGGTAAGCGAGTATTGGTAGTAGATTTAGATACGCAAATCAGCGCTACTTTAAGTTTGATGCCACCATCGGAGTTTGCCAAGTTTAGAAAGCGCAAGCAGACTTTGAGATACTTAGTTGAGCAAATTATTAGTCCAGTTGATAACCCAAAGTTTTCTAGCCATGATGTTGTGCAACACGACGTTTGCAACTTGCCAGGTTTGGATTTATTACCAGGAGATATTGACCTTTACGACGAATTTTTAGTATCGCAAATGCTTCATCAGGAGGCGCTCGATTTGGGTAAGTGCGAATTTGAATTTGTATGGAATCGCTTTGAAAGGTTTTTAATCAAAAAAATATTACAACCGCTAGTTGGGGAATACGACTTTATTATTTTAGATTGCGCTCCGGGGTATACGCTTTTGACTCGCAGTGCTTTGGTAGCGAGTGACTTTTATATATTGCCTGCAAAACCAGAACCTTTATCAGTGATTGGGATTCAGTTATTAGAGCGACGAATTGCCAGTTTAAAAGAAAGCCATCAAAAAGACCAAATTCTCAAGGTTTCGATGTTGGGGATAGTTTTTACAATGTCGGGTAATTTGCTAACAGGGAGATATTACCGTCAAGTGATTGCGCGGGTTAATCAAGATTTTGGGGCAAGTAAGCTGTTTAGCACTAATATACCTATTGACGTTAATGTGGCGAAAGCTGTAGATAGTTTTATGCCTGTAGTTTTGACTAATCCTAGTACGGCGGGAGCAAAAGCTTTTACTCAGTTGACGCAAGAGTTTTTAGAAAAGGTAAAGGTAGTGGCGCAAGTGCAATCGTAA
- the lpxD gene encoding UDP-3-O-(3-hydroxymyristoyl)glucosamine N-acyltransferase: MKFSEIVQKLGDSATNNSLPENDVELTRVAAIDEATANTLSYIEGGKFASQVAKTSASALILPQNEALQAQAQERDIAWISTSEPRLLFAKVIALFYQPYRPMPGIHPTAVIHPTAQIGKDVYIGAHVVIEADVQIGDRVCIHPNVVVYPQVQIGSRTTLHANCTISERALIGCDCVIHSGAVIGAEGFGFVPISTGWYKMEQSGITVLEDGVEVGCNSTIDRPSVGETRIGKQTKIDNLVQIGHGCQVGENCAIAAQVGFAGGVTVGNRVIFAGQVGVANQAKVGNGAIAAARAGILSDVEPGAIVSGTPAISHKLHIKAAVVYSRLPEMYQAIKKLQKRLGEK, encoded by the coding sequence ATGAAATTTAGCGAAATAGTTCAAAAACTAGGCGACAGTGCCACTAATAACAGCCTGCCAGAGAACGATGTCGAACTTACTAGGGTTGCTGCTATAGATGAAGCTACTGCCAATACTCTTAGTTACATAGAAGGGGGGAAATTTGCCTCCCAGGTCGCTAAAACTAGCGCTAGTGCCTTGATTTTGCCCCAAAACGAAGCTTTGCAAGCACAAGCTCAAGAACGCGATATAGCTTGGATTTCTACCTCAGAGCCACGATTATTATTTGCCAAGGTAATCGCTTTATTTTACCAACCTTACCGCCCCATGCCTGGGATTCATCCTACGGCGGTGATTCATCCTACGGCACAAATAGGGAAAGATGTTTATATTGGCGCTCATGTGGTCATTGAAGCTGATGTCCAAATTGGCGATCGCGTTTGCATTCACCCCAACGTTGTCGTTTATCCTCAAGTCCAGATTGGCAGTCGCACCACCTTACACGCCAATTGTACAATTAGCGAACGCGCTCTTATCGGCTGCGATTGTGTAATTCATAGCGGTGCAGTTATTGGCGCTGAAGGCTTTGGGTTTGTTCCCATTTCTACGGGCTGGTACAAAATGGAGCAGTCGGGCATTACCGTTTTAGAAGATGGGGTAGAAGTTGGCTGTAATAGCACCATTGATCGCCCCTCTGTAGGCGAAACCCGCATTGGCAAGCAAACAAAAATTGATAACTTAGTCCAAATCGGTCATGGTTGCCAAGTTGGGGAAAACTGCGCGATCGCCGCACAAGTAGGTTTTGCTGGGGGGGTAACCGTAGGAAATCGCGTTATTTTTGCAGGTCAAGTAGGCGTTGCTAATCAAGCTAAAGTTGGTAACGGTGCGATCGCCGCAGCTAGAGCCGGAATTCTCAGTGATGTTGAACCTGGGGCGATCGTTTCTGGAACTCCAGCAATTTCCCATAAACTCCATATTAAAGCTGCTGTGGTTTATAGTCGCTTGCCAGAAATGTATCAAGCCATTAAAAAATTACAAAAGCGACTGGGTGAAAAATAA
- a CDS encoding M28 family metallopeptidase gives MKLVQLKRSPTKRKVLGVALPHQNLFKTKLLVAGVSVLSLAVAGCSQAIDAQPLKQTQSPVTTKSDNADVKALVNFGARVAGTPATKKASNYLLQEYRKAGYVAEIQTFSYPKFVDLGSNLTIDSKVIAGKALNGSQSGKLTAPLVVVPNFGRTADYANINVKGKVAIVKRGEIRFLEKAQNAANAGAVGLVVVNTKPGNLFGTLGGDVKIPVLALTNEAGQSLLNANQSPRQVNLAVNTRQGNITGRNVIARLPGVTQPKVILGGHYDSVIDSPGANDNASGTAVVLAIARKAAKTPLARQAWFMAFDGEEDGLHGSKAFVSSAKPEFLQGLKGMLNFDMVGVNDRLLVGGTQSLTKLAKSTNPTITTFGNPGGSDHASFSSANVPVLFFYRGEDPNYHSPGDRQIDPKLLDETTQLGFDLANKIQK, from the coding sequence GTGAAGTTAGTGCAACTGAAGCGATCGCCCACAAAGCGGAAAGTTTTGGGTGTGGCTTTGCCTCACCAAAACCTTTTCAAGACGAAGTTGCTGGTTGCAGGTGTAAGTGTTTTAAGTCTTGCTGTTGCTGGATGTAGCCAAGCAATAGATGCCCAGCCTCTCAAACAAACTCAAAGTCCCGTTACAACCAAGTCTGATAATGCCGATGTCAAAGCTTTAGTAAACTTCGGTGCTAGAGTTGCCGGAACGCCCGCTACAAAAAAAGCTAGTAACTATTTGCTCCAAGAGTATCGTAAGGCTGGCTATGTGGCGGAAATTCAAACTTTTAGCTATCCCAAATTTGTAGATTTAGGCTCAAATCTAACTATTGATAGCAAGGTAATTGCCGGAAAAGCCTTAAATGGTTCTCAATCAGGAAAACTTACTGCACCCCTTGTTGTTGTACCTAATTTTGGACGCACAGCAGATTATGCAAACATTAATGTTAAAGGCAAAGTTGCTATTGTCAAGCGCGGTGAAATCCGTTTTCTAGAAAAGGCTCAAAATGCAGCTAATGCAGGGGCGGTTGGCTTAGTTGTCGTTAATACTAAGCCTGGTAATTTATTCGGTACGCTAGGGGGTGATGTCAAAATCCCCGTACTGGCGCTAACCAATGAAGCGGGTCAATCTTTACTAAATGCAAATCAATCCCCCCGTCAAGTAAATCTAGCTGTCAACACCCGTCAAGGCAATATCACTGGACGCAATGTTATTGCTCGTTTACCTGGCGTAACTCAACCAAAAGTAATTTTAGGCGGTCATTATGACTCGGTAATAGATTCTCCCGGTGCAAATGATAATGCTTCGGGTACTGCTGTTGTCTTGGCGATCGCCCGTAAGGCTGCAAAAACTCCCCTAGCCCGTCAAGCTTGGTTTATGGCTTTTGACGGCGAAGAAGATGGTTTGCATGGCTCTAAAGCCTTTGTAAGCAGCGCTAAACCGGAATTTTTGCAAGGGCTTAAAGGTATGCTCAACTTTGACATGGTCGGCGTAAATGATCGCCTACTTGTCGGCGGAACTCAATCTTTAACCAAATTAGCCAAGTCTACCAACCCCACTATTACTACTTTTGGCAATCCAGGAGGTAGCGATCATGCTTCTTTTTCTAGCGCTAATGTCCCGGTACTCTTTTTCTATCGAGGTGAAGACCCTAATTATCATAGTCCTGGCGATCGACAAATAGATCCCAAACTACTTGATGAAACAACACAACTCGGCTTTGATTTAGCTAACAAAATTCAAAAGTAA
- a CDS encoding DNA translocase FtsK, giving the protein MFYLTKPDEITKVIDKLALAKILWLDTETADWQTSKPKISLIQASDDLTDTTGTKAYVLDVLDKPELVTYFINKVMANSKIEKVFHNANYDLKFLGKDQAKNVTCTLQLARKLRHSFKEVAQLPNLKLKTLAEELCGFSNVDKTEQSSNWRQRPLTNSQLEYANLDSVYLAQIHRRLLEISNPNQIKPVNKVANSSRSRSFSVTKVRVAFECPRLFYLGHRWGGNMMFLPGGNSSKIGTQFHQLADNFAFIAKQEPRFSLLLQPEVEQLNINAIAQQMQQLFYELSFFPYLKAIVQTNPSKSAALYQLWEALKGLIHHWAKLLVQNRRYCNGAEVISKTLIAIKPTVKHSFQLTDGTQQLVQGRFDSVVYDFEHHRLCVIEYKTYPAVDKSAQLAQVALYSYMLKEKLGVAIDSAVYSVLPNWEELTFTWDELEKTVHQLIPQKLQQMRQWLAWDSPQPNPPPPTTQPDLLCNICPQKVKCQSFFEASSEAKPVIKTPQPTSQKVDAPVAESPLNPPTLGDLNSSSPQNWGVRGTIDSSDSISIEADAIAHQLVETLKSFKLGVDYLGSVVGSAFIRVKLKPHLGVKFTSIVNTSQDLKVHLGIANTPLIATQAGYISVDLPRTSRQVASFENFVIPATLPPTAPIKIAIGVDLEGKLVEADLADPNTCHFLVGGTTGSGKSEFLRSLLLSLLVRHTPDNLKIVLVDPKRVTFPEFEKMPWLYSPIVKDCDRAIALMEQLVAEMNKRYQRFETAGCADISTYNQKSSSALPRIVCIFDEYADFMTEKDSRTALEQNIKRLGAMARAAGIHLIIATQRPEAKVVTPIIRSNLPGRIALKTASEADSAIILGGKQTAAAYLLGKGDLLFGASLQRLQSLLATSIDLG; this is encoded by the coding sequence ATGTTTTATTTAACAAAACCTGACGAAATTACTAAAGTAATTGACAAACTTGCTCTTGCCAAAATACTTTGGCTAGACACTGAAACAGCAGACTGGCAAACTTCAAAACCAAAAATATCTCTAATTCAAGCTTCTGACGATCTTACAGATACAACGGGAACTAAAGCTTATGTTTTAGATGTGTTAGATAAGCCAGAACTGGTAACTTATTTTATTAATAAAGTTATGGCTAATTCTAAAATTGAAAAAGTTTTTCATAATGCCAACTATGATTTGAAATTTTTAGGAAAAGACCAAGCAAAAAATGTTACTTGTACGCTACAACTAGCAAGAAAATTAAGACATAGTTTCAAAGAAGTTGCTCAATTACCTAACTTAAAGCTCAAAACCTTAGCAGAAGAACTTTGTGGTTTTTCTAATGTAGATAAAACAGAACAGTCAAGTAACTGGAGACAGCGCCCACTTACAAACTCGCAGCTAGAATATGCAAATCTGGACAGTGTTTATTTAGCTCAAATCCATCGCCGTTTACTAGAAATAAGTAACCCAAATCAAATAAAGCCAGTGAATAAAGTTGCTAATTCTTCTCGTTCGCGCTCTTTTAGCGTTACCAAAGTTAGAGTAGCTTTTGAGTGTCCGCGCTTGTTTTATTTGGGACATCGCTGGGGCGGAAATATGATGTTTTTGCCAGGGGGAAATTCATCAAAAATTGGCACTCAATTTCATCAATTAGCGGATAACTTTGCTTTTATCGCCAAACAAGAACCTAGATTTAGTTTGTTATTGCAACCAGAAGTAGAACAATTAAATATAAATGCGATCGCGCAGCAAATGCAACAGCTATTTTACGAGTTATCATTTTTTCCCTATCTTAAAGCAATAGTACAAACAAATCCAAGTAAGTCCGCCGCCCTGTATCAGCTTTGGGAAGCCTTAAAAGGACTTATTCACCACTGGGCAAAATTATTAGTTCAAAATCGGCGTTATTGCAACGGTGCAGAAGTAATTAGTAAAACGTTAATCGCAATTAAGCCGACGGTAAAACATTCTTTTCAACTAACAGATGGTACACAGCAATTAGTTCAAGGGCGTTTTGACAGTGTAGTTTATGATTTTGAACATCATCGCCTTTGTGTAATAGAATACAAAACTTATCCAGCCGTTGATAAATCCGCCCAATTAGCTCAAGTTGCGCTTTACAGCTATATGCTGAAAGAAAAGCTAGGAGTAGCTATAGATTCCGCCGTTTATAGCGTTTTGCCTAATTGGGAAGAATTAACTTTTACGTGGGATGAATTAGAAAAAACTGTACACCAGCTAATTCCGCAAAAGCTGCAACAAATGCGTCAATGGCTAGCTTGGGATTCTCCTCAACCCAATCCCCCACCACCAACAACGCAGCCAGATTTGTTATGTAATATTTGTCCGCAAAAAGTCAAATGTCAAAGCTTTTTTGAAGCTAGTAGCGAAGCAAAACCTGTTATAAAAACTCCCCAACCTACCAGTCAAAAAGTTGATGCACCAGTTGCGGAAAGCCCCCTAAATCCCCCAACTTTGGGGGACTTAAATTCAAGTTCCCCCCAGAATTGGGGGGTTAGGGGGACTATAGATAGTTCCGATAGCATCTCTATTGAAGCCGATGCGATCGCCCACCAATTAGTAGAAACCCTAAAATCCTTTAAGCTAGGTGTAGATTACCTGGGTTCTGTAGTCGGTTCGGCATTTATTCGCGTCAAGCTTAAGCCCCATTTAGGCGTAAAATTTACCTCAATCGTCAATACATCTCAAGACTTGAAGGTACATTTAGGCATCGCTAATACACCTTTAATTGCCACACAAGCAGGCTATATTAGCGTTGATTTGCCACGTACAAGCCGCCAAGTTGCTAGTTTTGAGAACTTTGTTATTCCTGCAACTTTACCCCCTACCGCGCCGATAAAAATTGCCATTGGTGTAGATTTAGAAGGTAAGTTAGTAGAAGCAGATTTAGCTGATCCCAATACCTGTCATTTCTTAGTTGGCGGTACAACCGGAAGCGGAAAAAGCGAGTTTTTGCGAAGTCTCTTACTTAGCTTATTGGTACGCCATACGCCCGATAACTTAAAAATTGTTTTAGTAGATCCTAAAAGGGTAACATTTCCTGAATTTGAGAAAATGCCCTGGTTGTATTCTCCCATTGTTAAGGATTGCGATCGCGCGATCGCATTAATGGAACAATTGGTAGCAGAAATGAATAAGCGCTATCAACGTTTTGAAACCGCAGGTTGTGCAGACATAAGCACTTACAATCAAAAGTCATCCTCAGCATTACCGCGCATTGTTTGCATATTTGACGAGTACGCCGACTTTATGACCGAAAAAGACAGCCGCACAGCCTTAGAACAAAATATCAAGCGCTTGGGGGCAATGGCAAGGGCGGCGGGGATTCATTTAATTATTGCTACCCAGCGCCCAGAAGCTAAAGTTGTTACGCCAATTATCCGCTCAAATTTGCCGGGGAGAATAGCATTAAAAACCGCTAGTGAGGCGGATTCAGCGATTATTTTAGGAGGAAAGCAAACCGCCGCCGCTTATTTATTGGGTAAAGGAGATTTGCTTTTTGGTGCTTCGCTGCAACGGTTACAGAGTTTGCTGGCTACAAGTATTGATTTGGGTTAA
- a CDS encoding NAD(P)/FAD-dependent oxidoreductase, whose protein sequence is MQLLRVVAIGGGAAGYFGAVACAKAHPHTQVTLLEASRQPLAKVRVSGGGRCNVTHACFDAMGLVQNYPRGEKALRGAFSRFQATDTVKWFASQGVELKTEADGRMFPTTDSSETIIECLTKAAHIAGVELRTGTTVVSVVKQSAGFEIELKTGEKLTCDRILLATGSNPLGYQIAQSLGHTIEPPVPSLFTFNILDKQLKQLAGISANPVKLRLLVDKKTCLEQTAPLLITHWGLSGPAVLKLSAWGARVLHDFQYQATLLINWQPQYDSDQLKSQLLLVKTENPKKAIALQRGIDLPHRLWQYIVARAGIRSEERWAELSNKSLNQLLQELTQGAYQIQGKGAFKEEFVTCGGVNLKQVNFKTMASRLTPGLHFAGEILDIDGVTGGFNFQSAWTTAWIAGQAIGDICT, encoded by the coding sequence ATGCAGCTTTTACGAGTCGTAGCAATTGGAGGTGGTGCAGCAGGCTATTTTGGTGCAGTTGCTTGTGCTAAAGCTCATCCCCATACCCAAGTTACTTTATTAGAAGCTAGTCGCCAACCTTTGGCAAAAGTTCGCGTCTCTGGTGGAGGACGTTGTAATGTCACTCATGCTTGTTTCGACGCTATGGGACTGGTGCAAAATTATCCTAGAGGTGAAAAGGCTTTGCGGGGTGCTTTTAGTCGCTTTCAAGCTACTGACACCGTTAAATGGTTTGCAAGTCAAGGAGTAGAGCTAAAAACTGAAGCTGATGGCAGAATGTTTCCAACTACCGATAGTTCCGAAACAATTATTGAATGCCTAACAAAAGCCGCTCATATTGCTGGAGTAGAACTACGAACGGGGACAACTGTTGTATCCGTTGTCAAGCAATCAGCAGGGTTTGAAATCGAACTAAAAACCGGGGAAAAGTTGACGTGCGATCGCATTTTACTAGCTACTGGTAGCAATCCCCTCGGCTATCAAATTGCTCAGAGTTTAGGTCACACTATCGAACCCCCCGTACCTTCTCTATTTACCTTTAATATTCTTGACAAGCAATTAAAACAATTAGCTGGAATCAGCGCCAATCCTGTAAAATTGCGCTTATTAGTCGATAAAAAAACTTGTTTAGAACAAACAGCACCTTTACTAATTACCCATTGGGGATTAAGTGGCCCTGCGGTTCTCAAACTATCAGCTTGGGGTGCAAGAGTGTTACACGACTTTCAATATCAAGCAACTTTATTAATTAATTGGCAACCTCAGTACGATAGCGACCAACTAAAGTCGCAACTGCTGTTAGTTAAAACAGAGAATCCAAAAAAAGCGATCGCTTTGCAGCGTGGAATAGATTTACCTCATCGTCTTTGGCAGTATATAGTCGCTCGTGCGGGTATCCGCAGCGAAGAACGGTGGGCAGAACTATCTAACAAAAGCTTAAACCAACTCCTTCAAGAACTCACCCAAGGCGCTTATCAAATCCAAGGTAAAGGAGCTTTTAAAGAAGAATTTGTTACCTGCGGCGGTGTCAATCTCAAACAAGTCAACTTCAAAACAATGGCAAGTCGCCTTACACCAGGCTTGCATTTTGCTGGAGAGATTTTAGATATTGATGGCGTTACTGGGGGCTTCAATTTTCAAAGTGCTTGGACAACTGCGTGGATCGCTGGACAAGCGATCGGTGATATTTGCACCTAA